Proteins from a genomic interval of Candidatus Zixiibacteriota bacterium:
- a CDS encoding pseudouridine synthase: MIRINKFLSLCGVTSRRGAEQLISEKRVTVNDVTIDRLGTIVDEENDVVKVDGTVAGLTRKKFYVLLNKPKMVLTTLHDPFKRKTVQYYVKTLGARVYPVGRLDYDTEGALILTNDGELAYRLAHPKYEIKKIYQALVVGAFTADHAAEVSKGIKLDDGHIGHAEVEILDSIVRRSVVRLTLTEGHKREIKQLMKSVGHHVIDLRRVEFAGLRVDDLKPGRWRHLNHLEIRKLKDMVGIE; the protein is encoded by the coding sequence TTGATCCGGATAAATAAGTTTCTTTCGTTATGCGGGGTAACCTCCCGGCGGGGCGCGGAGCAACTAATCAGTGAAAAGAGAGTCACGGTCAATGATGTCACGATTGACCGCCTCGGCACCATTGTTGACGAGGAGAATGATGTTGTCAAGGTCGATGGGACGGTCGCCGGCTTGACCCGCAAGAAATTCTATGTTCTTCTGAATAAACCGAAAATGGTGCTGACCACGCTTCACGACCCATTTAAAAGGAAGACGGTTCAGTACTATGTCAAAACACTTGGCGCGCGGGTTTATCCGGTAGGGAGACTGGATTACGACACCGAAGGGGCTTTGATATTAACCAATGACGGCGAACTGGCTTACCGGCTGGCTCATCCCAAGTATGAGATCAAGAAAATCTATCAGGCATTGGTGGTCGGCGCTTTCACGGCTGACCATGCCGCGGAAGTCTCCAAGGGAATTAAGCTGGATGACGGGCATATCGGCCATGCGGAGGTGGAAATATTGGATAGCATCGTACGACGCTCGGTAGTTCGCCTGACTCTGACCGAGGGGCATAAACGGGAGATCAAACAACTCATGAAAAGCGTCGGCCACCATGTCATAGATCTGCGGCGAGTGGAGTTTGCGGGGCTTCGCGTTGACGACCTGAAACCGGGCCGCTGGCGGCATCTGAACCACCTCGAAATCCGCAAGCTGAAGGATATGGTGGGAATAGAATAA
- a CDS encoding transposase, giving the protein MRMMLLPPLETFIPEDHPIRRLNKVVDLSFVHEAVRGQYCQDNGRPSIDPEVIIRLFLLQAVEEIAHVRDLIRQAHVNLAYRWFIGYDLDEKLPDHSTLSRALDRFGDKVFNELFTKSIAQCKASGLIEGRGEFVSSFLHSLVVFL; this is encoded by the coding sequence ATGAGGATGATGCTTCTGCCGCCGTTGGAGACATTTATCCCGGAAGACCACCCTATTCGGCGCTTGAATAAGGTGGTGGATTTGAGTTTTGTCCATGAAGCGGTGCGTGGGCAATATTGTCAGGACAACGGTCGTCCCTCGATTGATCCGGAAGTAATCATTCGTTTGTTTTTGCTTCAGGCGGTTGAGGAGATAGCGCATGTGCGGGATTTAATCCGGCAGGCGCATGTAAACTTGGCCTATCGCTGGTTTATCGGTTACGATCTTGACGAGAAGCTGCCGGATCACTCGACTCTGTCGCGGGCCTTAGATCGTTTTGGGGACAAGGTCTTCAACGAGCTTTTTACAAAGAGTATTGCTCAATGCAAAGCGAGCGGTTTAATCGAGGGGCGGGGGGAGTTCGTTTCTTCGTTTTTGCATTCTCTTGTAGTGTTCTTGTAG
- a CDS encoding DinB family protein → MIHSIKEFETSWKQQSNGTRKVLAALTDQSLAQRVSPDDRTIGRVAWHIVGSVSEMGGRTGLKMAGPKHDDPVPKTAKEILDGYDKAAASLLEQVQKDWDDKTLEVVDDMYGEKWPRGLSLRIIIDHETHHRGQLTVLMRQAGLKVPGVFGPAREEWAAYGAPPPEI, encoded by the coding sequence ATGATACACTCCATCAAAGAGTTCGAAACCTCCTGGAAACAGCAGTCCAATGGCACCCGCAAAGTGCTCGCGGCCCTTACCGATCAGTCGCTGGCCCAACGTGTCTCCCCCGATGACCGCACGATCGGACGGGTGGCCTGGCATATTGTCGGCTCCGTCTCGGAAATGGGCGGCCGCACCGGATTGAAAATGGCCGGCCCCAAACATGACGACCCGGTCCCCAAAACCGCCAAAGAGATTCTCGATGGCTACGACAAAGCCGCCGCCTCGCTTCTCGAGCAGGTTCAGAAAGACTGGGATGACAAGACCCTCGAGGTTGTCGATGACATGTATGGCGAAAAATGGCCCCGCGGACTGTCGCTCCGGATCATTATCGATCATGAAACCCACCACCGCGGCCAGCTGACTGTTTTGATGCGTCAGGCGGGGCTGAAAGTGCCGGGTGTCTTTGGGCCGGCGCGTGAGGAATGGGCCGCCTATGGGGCGCCGCCTCCGGAAATATAA
- the greA gene encoding transcription elongation factor GreA, which yields MNDEPIYLSKQGRLKLEQELKKLKTEDRPHILSEIKRARQMGDLSENAEYHAAKEAQTHIERKIAELEDKLSRVRSFDSDNIPSDKAYIFARVRVRDLRSGEEIEYKLVPAEEVDVDNDIISIKSPIGAGLLGKAVGDQLEIKVPAGVIRFEILKISRE from the coding sequence ATGAATGACGAGCCTATTTATTTATCCAAGCAGGGACGGTTGAAGCTGGAGCAGGAGCTGAAAAAGCTCAAAACGGAGGATCGTCCGCACATTCTATCCGAAATCAAGCGGGCCCGGCAGATGGGCGACTTGTCGGAAAATGCCGAGTACCATGCAGCCAAAGAGGCGCAGACCCATATCGAGCGGAAAATCGCCGAGCTGGAGGATAAGTTGAGTCGGGTGCGCTCATTTGATAGCGATAATATCCCCTCGGACAAGGCTTATATTTTTGCCCGGGTGCGGGTCAGGGATCTCCGCAGCGGTGAGGAGATCGAGTACAAGCTGGTGCCGGCCGAGGAGGTTGATGTTGACAATGATATTATCTCTATTAAGTCACCAATCGGCGCCGGTTTGCTGGGGAAAGCGGTCGGCGATCAGCTGGAGATAAAAGTGCCGGCGGGGGTCATTCGCTTCGAAATTCTGAAAATTTCCCGGGAATAA